In a genomic window of Enterobacter asburiae:
- the csgG gene encoding curli production assembly/transport protein CsgG, with amino-acid sequence MQRFLIFVAVCLLSGCLTAPPKEAAKPTLMPRAQSYRDLTHLPSPTGKIFVSVYNIQDETGQFKPYPASNFSTAVPQSATAMLVTALKDSHWFIPLERQGLQNLLNERKIIRAAQENGTVADNNRMPLQSLAAANVMIEGSIIGYESNVKSGGVGARYFGIGADTQYQLDQIAVNLRVVNVSTGEVLSSVNTSKTILSYEVQAGVFRFIDYQRLLEGEIGYTSNEPVMMCLMSAIETGVIFLINDGIDRGLWDLQNKADVQNPILVKYRDMSVPPES; translated from the coding sequence ATGCAGCGCTTCCTGATATTTGTTGCAGTGTGCTTATTGAGCGGTTGTTTAACTGCTCCACCTAAAGAAGCTGCAAAACCAACATTAATGCCCCGGGCCCAGAGTTATCGTGATTTAACCCATTTGCCTTCACCTACGGGCAAGATATTTGTCTCGGTATACAACATTCAGGATGAAACCGGGCAATTTAAGCCTTACCCGGCAAGTAACTTCTCCACCGCGGTGCCGCAAAGCGCCACCGCCATGCTGGTGACCGCACTGAAGGATTCGCACTGGTTTATACCGCTGGAACGCCAGGGGCTTCAGAACCTGTTAAATGAACGCAAAATCATTCGCGCCGCGCAGGAGAATGGCACCGTCGCGGACAATAACCGGATGCCTCTGCAGTCGCTGGCCGCCGCAAACGTGATGATTGAGGGTTCGATTATCGGTTACGAGAGTAACGTAAAATCGGGCGGCGTTGGGGCGCGCTACTTCGGTATCGGCGCGGATACCCAGTACCAGCTCGACCAAATTGCGGTTAACCTGCGCGTCGTTAACGTCAGTACCGGTGAAGTGCTCTCCTCGGTCAACACCAGCAAAACGATACTGTCTTATGAAGTTCAGGCTGGGGTATTCCGCTTCATCGACTACCAGCGTCTGCTGGAGGGTGAAATTGGCTACACCTCTAACGAACCGGTCATGATGTGTCTGATGTCAGCCATTGAAACCGGCGTGATCTTCTTAATTAACGATGGTATCGATCGCGGGCTGTGGGATCTGCAAAACAAAGCGGACGTGCAGAACCCGATCCTGGTGAAATACCGTGAT